The genomic segment GGATCCGCAATGCGGTGATCACGGGCAAGGACCTGAATGTCAGGGGGACGATGGTGCTGAACAAGGCGGGCGACATCGTGTCCGCCTCGCTGCCGACGGCACAGCTCGGCCCGGATTACGACATGACGGTCAAGGCGAGCCGCCGCAGCGCGAATGTTCTCGGCGTCTCGGTCGGCGGTCGGTCCTTCGATGCGCGGCCCATGATCCATGCCATGTTCGGCAAGTCGGATACGGCAAAGGACCATCTGGGCACCGTCGCGGTCGATGCGAGCCTGTCCACCATTCGCGGCTATCGCGGCTCGCGGCTCGACAGGGCCAAGGTCTCCGCGGAAATCCGCAATGGCGGCATCGTGCGCATGGAGGTGAATGGCCAGCACGGCGACGGCTCGCAGGTCGCGCTGTCCGTCCGCCCGAAGACGAACGGCACACGGGCCCTCAAGCTCACCAGCCGCAATGGCGGGGCGACCCTGCGGGCGGCCGATCTCTATTCCAACATCAGGGGCGGGAACCTCTCCTTCACCGCCGATCTCGGCGCTCCCGGCCAGTCGGCCCTGCGCGACGGACGCTTACGCATCCGGAACTTCCAGGTGCGCGACGAGCCGGCGCTCATCCGGTTCGACGAGCGCGGCGGGGCGCAGCGCACGAGGTCCAACAGCGGAAGCTGGAGCTTCACCAATCTCACCGTCCCCTTCTCCCTCGACGGCCAGTATGTGCGCATCGGCGATGCGCTCCTTCAGGGGCCGACCATCGGGGCGTCCGCCAAGGGGCTGATCAACAAGGACAATGGCGCGCTCGACATTTCCGGAACGATCATTCCGGCCTATGCTCTCAACTCGCTGCTGAGCTCGGTCCCGATCCTCGGCGAGGTGCTGATGGGCGGCAAGGGGCAGGGTATCTTCGGCGTGACCTTCGCGCTGCGCGGCACCATGTCGGACCCGGAGATGGTGTTCAATCCGGTCTCCGCCCTCGCGCCGGGTTTCCTGCGCAAGCTCTTCGAGTTCGGCACGGGCGACGGCGGCGCGTCCGGCTCGGGCTCCGGGTCCGGCCGCGATGGCGGCAAGCGCAAGGAGCCCGAGATCGACATGCCGAGGGCCCTCAACCGATAGGCCGGGCCGGTCCCGCCCGACCGGACGAGAGCCTGGAGCGCATCGCGGTTAGGTTGAAACAGACCGCTCATCCCGGCGAAAGCCGGGATCTTCTGCAACACGCCTGAGATCCCGGCTTTCGCCGGGATGAGCGGGAGGAAATGCCGATTCAACCTGTCCGCAAGCCGCTTTAGCTCGGCCGGATGAGCGCGTGCTTCTTCTTGCCCATGGACAGCTTCACCACGCCGTCGCCGGTGAGGTCGTCACCGGTGAGGGCGCGTTTCGGGTCCGCGACGGCGACGTCGTTGATGCGCACGGCGCCGCCGGAGACGGCCCGGCGGGCCTCGCCGTTTGAGGAGGCAAGGCCCGCGCGCACCATGGCGGTGAGCAGGCCGAGCCCTGCCTCGAACTCGCCGCTCCCGATCTCGACGGTCGGCAGCCCCTCGCCGAACTGGCCTTCCTCGAAGGTGCGCCGCGCGGTCTCCGCGGCCTCCTCGGCCGCCTGGCGGCCATGGAGGAGGGCTGTGGTCTCGGTGGCCAACACCTTCTTGGCGTCGTTGAGCTCCTGGCCCTCGAGCGCGGCAAGGCGCGCGATCTCGTCGAGGGGCAGCTCGGTGAAGAGCTTCAGGAAGCGGCCGACATCGCCGTCCTCGGTATTGCGCCAGTACTGCCAGTAGTCATAGGGCTTGAGCATATCGGCATTGAGCCACACCGCGCCGGAGGCGGTCTTGCCCATCTTGGCGCCGGACGAGGTGGTCAAGAGCGGCGAGGTGAGCGCGAACAGCTCCACCTCCTCCATGCGCCGGCCGAGATCGATACCGTTGACGATATTGCCCCACTGGTCGGAGCCGCCCATCTGCAGCCGGCAGCCGTGGCGGCGGTAGAGCTCCACGAAATCGTAGGCCTGGAGCAGCATGTAGTTGAACTCCAGGAAGGACAGCGACTGGTCGCGCTCGAGCCGGCTCTTGACCGCCTCGAAGGAGAGCATGCGGTTGACGGAGAAATGGCGCCCGACATCGCGCAGGAACTCCACGTAGTTGAGGCCGAGCAGCCAGTCGGCATTGTCGATCATCACGGCATCGCTGGCGCCGTCGCCGAAGGTGAGGAAGCGGTCGAAGACGCGCCGGATCCCTTCCTTGTTCTGCTCGATCATCTCTGTCGACAGGAGCGGGCGCGCCTCGTCGCGGAAGCTCGGATCGCCGATCTGCGTCGTGCCGCCGCCCATGAGCGTGATCGGCCGGTGTCCGGCCTTCTGCAGCCAGCGCAGCATCATGATCTGCACGAGCGAGCCGACATGCAGCGAGCGCGCCGTGCAGTCAAAGCCGATATAGGCGGTCACGGTCCCCGTCCGCGCGAGCTCGTCCAGCGCCTCCATGTCGGAGCACTGGTGGATGAAGCCGCGTTCCTGGAGAACGTGGAGGAAATCGGATTTGAAACTGGTCATGCTCATGCCAAGCTGTATCTTGATGTTGGTTGGGTTGTCGGCCCGCCAGCGGCGGCCCTGTTCCGTGCAGGGCATTCCGGATCTTGGGAGCGATCAACGTCTCGGCGCCCGGGCGAGGGTCACCGGACGCAGCTTGATCTAGCACAGCGTTGTGAAATGGCAAATGTGACAGCCGCGCTCGGCCTGATGAGCGGCACCTCCATGGACGGGATCGACATCGCGCTCATCGAGACGGACGGCGAACGCCATGTGGCGCCGGGGCCTTCGGAGACGGTCGATTATACGCCGGGCCTGCGCGCGCTCTATCGCGAGGTGCTGGATGCCGCGCGCACGCTCGACCGGCGCGAGGACCGCCCGGCGCCGCTGGACGAATTCGAGCGCGAGATCACCGATGCCCATATGCGCGCGGTGACCGCGTTCCTGACCCGTCACGGGCTTGCGCCCGGCGATATCGGCGTGATCGGCTTCCACGGCCAGACCGTGCTCCACCGCCCGGAGAGACGCCTCACCGTGCAACTCGGCGACGGCGCGCGGCTCGCCGACGGGCTCGGCATCCGCGTCGTGAGCGACCTCAGGGCGGCGGATGTCGCCGCGGGCGGGCAGGGCGCGCCGCTCGTTCCCGTCTACCATTCCGCGCTCGCCGCCGGGCTCGGCAGCGGGCCCAGGGCCTTCCTCAATATCGGTGGCGTGGCGAACCTGACCTATATCGCCGACGGCGCGCCGCTCGTGGCCTTCGACACAGGGCCCGGCAATGCGCTTCTCGATGACTGGGTGCTCAGGCATCTCGGTACGGATTGCGACCGCGACGGGGCGCTCGCCCGGTCGGGACATGTGGACGAGGCCCGCCTCGCACGCCTCCTCGACCATGCCTATTTCGAGGCCCCGGCGCCGAAATCCCTGGACCGCAACGACTTCTCGCTCGATGCGCTGGACGGCCTGTCGCCGCAGGACGGGGCGGCGACGCTGGTCGCCTTCACGAGCGCGGCCGTGGCGCGTGCCGTCGCGCATCTGCCCGCCGCGCCGGCCTCGTGGGTGGTCTGCGGAGGCGGGCGGCGGAACCCGGCGATCATGGATGCGCTGCGCGACCGTCTCGGTGTGCCGGTGGAAACGGCCGAGGCCGTCGGGCTCGATGGCGACGCGATCGAGGCGGAGGCCTTCGCCTATATGGCCGTGCGCCGGCTTGCGAACCTCGCCATCACATTTCCCTCGACGACCGGCGTCGCCGAACCGCTGACGGGCGGCGTCATCCACGAGCCCGCGCGGTAGGGGGCTCCAGAAACGGGCGGGACGGTCCGGGGGCTGTGGGCTCCCGCCTTCGCGGGAGCGAGCGAAGGAAACAAGCCTTTTCCCTTACCGCTCATGCCCGCGAAGGCGGGCATCCATCCTGCTGATTCTGCACGGGAGTCCCGCTTGCGCGGGAATGACGGGCAAGGGGGCGGGCGCCCCGGCCCGTTCAGGCGGCCTCTTCCTCGGCGAGCCGGCGGTCGAGATAGTCCTCCACGACCGTCATGAGATCTTCGGCCTTGTCCTCGAAGAAATGGTTGGCGCCGGCGATCGTCTGATGCTCGATGACGATGCCCTTCTGCGTCTTCAGCCGGCTGACCAGGCTGGTGACGTGCTCCGGCGGTGTCACGCTGTCCTTGTCGCCATTGACGAACAGGCCCGAGGCCGGGCAGGGGGCGAGGAAGGAGAAGTCGTAATGGTTCGCCATGGGGGCGACGGAGATGAAGCCGGCGATCTCGGGCCGGCGCATCAGGAGCTGCATGGAGATCCACGAGCCGAAGGAGAAGCCGGCGATCCAGCACGAGCGCGCGTCGCGGTTGAGGCTCTGCGCCCAGTCGAGCGCGGCGGCGGCGTCCGACAGCTCGCCCGCACCATTGTCGTAGATGCCCTGGCTGCGGCCCACGCCGCGGAAATTGAACCGCAGGACGGAGAAGCCGCGCTTCTGGAACATGTAGTAGAGGGCATGCACGATGGGGTTGTTCATCGTGCCGCCGAACTGGGGATGGGGATGCAGGATGATCGCCACGGGCGAGGTGGACGATTCATTGTGGTGATAGCGGCCTTCAATGCGGCCCGCGGGGCCATTGAAAATCACTTCCGGCATTGGGTCCTCGAAACCTTAGAGATCATACGCATCCAGCGCGCCGTCCGGCGCCGTCGTCGGGCTGTTCCCGCGGTGGGAGCAGTCGCAGCCGTAGTATGGACTTTCAGACTGTGAAATCGGCATTCCGATTTGTTGACTCTCCCAGTCGGGTATTTTATATCCACCTTAGAATTATTCAATTTTGGTGCTGCCG from the Kaustia mangrovi genome contains:
- the tyrS gene encoding tyrosine--tRNA ligase, producing MTSFKSDFLHVLQERGFIHQCSDMEALDELARTGTVTAYIGFDCTARSLHVGSLVQIMMLRWLQKAGHRPITLMGGGTTQIGDPSFRDEARPLLSTEMIEQNKEGIRRVFDRFLTFGDGASDAVMIDNADWLLGLNYVEFLRDVGRHFSVNRMLSFEAVKSRLERDQSLSFLEFNYMLLQAYDFVELYRRHGCRLQMGGSDQWGNIVNGIDLGRRMEEVELFALTSPLLTTSSGAKMGKTASGAVWLNADMLKPYDYWQYWRNTEDGDVGRFLKLFTELPLDEIARLAALEGQELNDAKKVLATETTALLHGRQAAEEAAETARRTFEEGQFGEGLPTVEIGSGEFEAGLGLLTAMVRAGLASSNGEARRAVSGGAVRINDVAVADPKRALTGDDLTGDGVVKLSMGKKKHALIRPS
- a CDS encoding anhydro-N-acetylmuramic acid kinase, translated to MANVTAALGLMSGTSMDGIDIALIETDGERHVAPGPSETVDYTPGLRALYREVLDAARTLDRREDRPAPLDEFEREITDAHMRAVTAFLTRHGLAPGDIGVIGFHGQTVLHRPERRLTVQLGDGARLADGLGIRVVSDLRAADVAAGGQGAPLVPVYHSALAAGLGSGPRAFLNIGGVANLTYIADGAPLVAFDTGPGNALLDDWVLRHLGTDCDRDGALARSGHVDEARLARLLDHAYFEAPAPKSLDRNDFSLDALDGLSPQDGAATLVAFTSAAVARAVAHLPAAPASWVVCGGGRRNPAIMDALRDRLGVPVETAEAVGLDGDAIEAEAFAYMAVRRLANLAITFPSTTGVAEPLTGGVIHEPAR
- a CDS encoding alpha/beta hydrolase, with protein sequence MPEVIFNGPAGRIEGRYHHNESSTSPVAIILHPHPQFGGTMNNPIVHALYYMFQKRGFSVLRFNFRGVGRSQGIYDNGAGELSDAAAALDWAQSLNRDARSCWIAGFSFGSWISMQLLMRRPEIAGFISVAPMANHYDFSFLAPCPASGLFVNGDKDSVTPPEHVTSLVSRLKTQKGIVIEHQTIAGANHFFEDKAEDLMTVVEDYLDRRLAEEEAA